A DNA window from Mesoplasma coleopterae contains the following coding sequences:
- the thiI gene encoding tRNA uracil 4-sulfurtransferase ThiI, whose translation MKSILVRYGELTLKGNNKHVFISKLLDNIKFKLKKFDQSKIKFIKDNNSLVIDVENDILDDVLEELKTVFGIYSLSVIEKCEKDLDKIAEKVIEIAKNSEYKRFKLEITRKDKSFPMTSADLKLALAPMVLKAVDNLIVDVHNPDLKIEVLVKKDGIQIFSKRIEGLKGLPVGVSGKGLSLLSGGIDSPVASFLTMKRGMHVDFIHFMTPPHTSPEALDKVFELAKILSKYNSKKFNLYVCDFSMLLQELQHMPEESYKITIMRRMFMRIANILAKANGQEALITGESLGQVASQTIQSIDVINSTSDLPILRPVLTYDKEEIIAISKFIKSYETSILPFDDACSLFVPKQPVTKPKRWMAENQENAILWNELLDYTIENKIQKFVFHNGNFTEETNKED comes from the coding sequence ATGAAAAGTATATTAGTAAGATATGGCGAATTAACTTTAAAAGGAAATAATAAACATGTGTTTATTAGCAAACTTTTAGATAATATAAAATTTAAATTAAAAAAATTTGATCAATCAAAAATAAAATTCATTAAAGACAACAACTCATTAGTCATTGATGTTGAAAATGATATTCTTGATGATGTCTTGGAAGAATTAAAAACAGTTTTTGGTATATATTCATTATCAGTAATTGAAAAATGTGAAAAAGACTTAGACAAAATTGCTGAAAAAGTAATTGAAATCGCAAAAAATTCAGAATATAAAAGATTCAAATTAGAAATCACAAGAAAAGATAAAAGTTTTCCAATGACAAGTGCTGATTTAAAATTAGCCTTAGCACCAATGGTATTGAAAGCTGTCGATAACCTTATAGTTGATGTTCACAACCCAGACTTAAAAATTGAAGTATTAGTTAAAAAAGATGGAATTCAAATTTTCTCAAAAAGAATTGAAGGCTTAAAAGGATTACCTGTCGGGGTTAGTGGGAAAGGACTTTCATTATTAAGCGGTGGAATCGATTCACCTGTTGCTTCTTTCCTAACAATGAAAAGAGGAATGCATGTTGACTTTATTCATTTCATGACACCACCTCATACTTCTCCTGAAGCATTGGATAAAGTTTTTGAACTAGCTAAAATTTTATCAAAGTATAATTCAAAAAAATTTAACCTTTATGTATGTGATTTTTCTATGTTATTACAAGAATTACAACACATGCCAGAAGAAAGTTACAAAATAACAATCATGAGAAGAATGTTCATGCGCATAGCTAATATATTAGCTAAAGCTAATGGGCAAGAAGCTTTAATTACTGGAGAAAGTTTAGGGCAAGTTGCTTCTCAAACTATTCAAAGTATTGATGTAATTAACTCAACAAGTGATTTACCAATCTTAAGACCAGTTCTTACATATGATAAAGAAGAAATAATAGCAATCTCAAAATTCATTAAATCTTATGAAACATCAATTTTACCATTTGATGATGCTTGTTCATTATTTGTTCCAAAACAGCCTGTAACAAAGCCAAAAAGATGAATGGCAGAAAACCAAGAAAATGCTATTTTATGAAATGAATTATTAGATTACACAATTGAAAATAAAATTCAAAAATTTGTTTTCCATAATGGAAATTTTACTGAAGAAACTAACAAGGAGGATTAA
- a CDS encoding Fur family transcriptional regulator, protein MLKLNKAQQAKYNEIIDQLKVNSIKITEIRSNIIKLIIVSEHINIQQLTLKLEKNLTNVNLASVYNTIDLLLKEHIIASNTFDGKNIWYELSTNKSAHIKCDECGNIEHVSADKITNINFDEFKDLILDKKQKLEHVKIELHVICESCTKKRN, encoded by the coding sequence ATGTTAAAGTTAAATAAAGCTCAGCAAGCAAAATATAATGAAATTATTGACCAACTAAAAGTTAATTCAATTAAAATAACTGAAATAAGATCTAACATAATTAAACTTATTATTGTATCAGAACATATAAATATTCAACAATTAACATTAAAACTTGAAAAAAATTTAACTAATGTTAATCTTGCAAGTGTTTATAATACAATAGATCTTTTATTAAAAGAACATATAATAGCATCAAATACATTTGATGGAAAAAACATTTGATATGAACTTTCAACAAATAAATCAGCACACATTAAATGTGATGAATGTGGAAACATTGAACATGTGTCAGCAGACAAAATAACAAATATAAATTTTGATGAATTTAAGGATTTAATATTAGATAAGAAGCAAAAGCTAGAACACGTAAAAATTGAATTACATGTCATTTGTGAAAGTTGTACTAAAAAAAGAAATTAG
- the tyrS gene encoding tyrosine--tRNA ligase, protein MNIIKELEWRGLVKQITNEERLLKAQKDGAAVYCGFDPTADSLHVGHLMMIVTLKRFDQAGFQAIGLIGGGTGMIGDPSFKADERKLQTDEQVKFHANAIQNQLLRIIPDVTFANNADWLGKMSLIDFLRDVGKDFNISYLLNKDSIATRISTGLSVTEFSYTMLQAYDFYNLYIKHNCKVQIGGSDQWGNITSGTDYISTKVGSANTEAAGFTIPLLTKSDGKKFGKTESGAVWLDANKTSVYDFYQFWINQDDNDCVKMLKFLTFLTQEEISELELKHKEAPHLRTMQKTLASEVTKFVHGEAELNKAIKLTEAFFAGNILNLDDDLLELAIKSIPTVDVEKTTLAIEAIVNVNAATSKREAREFINSRAISFNDEVIIDENMLLSEVKTIKDNKIIVKKGKRKYYLLNLK, encoded by the coding sequence ATGAACATAATTAAAGAATTAGAATGAAGAGGATTGGTTAAACAAATCACAAATGAAGAAAGGCTATTAAAAGCTCAAAAAGATGGAGCTGCTGTTTATTGTGGCTTTGACCCAACTGCTGATTCATTACATGTTGGTCACTTAATGATGATAGTTACACTTAAAAGATTTGATCAAGCAGGCTTTCAAGCAATTGGTTTAATTGGTGGTGGAACAGGTATGATTGGTGATCCATCATTTAAAGCAGATGAAAGAAAATTACAAACTGATGAACAAGTTAAATTTCATGCAAATGCTATTCAAAATCAACTTTTAAGAATTATTCCAGATGTTACATTTGCTAATAATGCTGATTGACTAGGAAAAATGTCATTAATTGATTTTTTAAGAGACGTTGGAAAAGATTTTAATATTAGTTATTTATTAAACAAAGACTCGATTGCAACTAGAATAAGCACAGGTTTATCTGTTACAGAGTTTTCATATACTATGTTACAAGCATATGATTTTTATAATTTATATATAAAACATAATTGTAAAGTTCAAATTGGTGGAAGTGACCAATGAGGAAACATAACAAGTGGAACAGATTATATTTCTACTAAAGTGGGTTCAGCAAATACTGAAGCTGCTGGGTTTACAATTCCGTTATTAACAAAATCTGATGGAAAAAAATTTGGTAAAACAGAATCTGGTGCTGTTTGATTAGATGCAAACAAAACTAGTGTTTATGACTTTTATCAATTTTGAATTAACCAAGATGATAATGATTGTGTAAAAATGTTAAAATTTTTAACTTTCCTAACACAAGAAGAAATTTCAGAATTAGAGTTAAAACATAAAGAGGCACCGCATTTAAGAACTATGCAAAAAACTCTGGCTTCAGAAGTAACTAAATTTGTTCATGGTGAAGCTGAATTAAATAAAGCTATTAAGTTAACTGAGGCTTTTTTCGCAGGAAATATTTTAAATTTAGATGATGATCTTTTAGAATTAGCAATTAAATCAATTCCAACAGTTGATGTTGAAAAAACAACATTGGCAATTGAAGCAATTGTTAATGTTAATGCGGCAACATCAAAAAGAGAAGCAAGAGAGTTCATTAATTCAAGAGCAATATCTTTTAATGATGAGGTTATTATTGATGAAAATATGCTTTTAAGTGAAGTTAAAACGATTAAAGATAATAAAATTATTGTTAAAAAAGGTAAGAGAAAATACTATTTACTAAATTTAAAATAA
- a CDS encoding DegV family protein, with protein MKIVILLDSSGTNSSEKIKNKNIEVLPLHFTFPNGTDMLDTPKEVKEKNIIKLISEGVDIKTSQASPGEVENKYDELLKTYDHIYHIPITGNLSSMLQTAMMVSRDDKYIGKVTVYENLNIAAQAIEQTALYITKLIEEGVIETPEQITEAIKDYEKSMYIAILPGDLKRLTSGGRGKKAVTAVLNLLKTKVLIKWEAEPKKEAMGRTIHSIMERITKVYHDNYTDGYEMVFVRTPLTASKIYEAARTALIEAKVNFSEELIPNIYTAHAGVDTIGFIITKTI; from the coding sequence ATGAAAATAGTTATTTTATTAGATAGTTCAGGAACTAATTCATCAGAAAAAATAAAAAATAAAAATATTGAAGTTTTACCGTTACATTTTACTTTTCCTAATGGAACAGATATGTTAGATACGCCAAAAGAAGTAAAGGAAAAAAACATTATTAAACTTATTTCAGAAGGTGTTGACATTAAAACAAGTCAAGCTAGCCCCGGTGAAGTTGAAAACAAATATGACGAACTTTTAAAAACTTATGATCATATTTACCACATACCTATTACTGGTAATTTATCAAGTATGTTGCAAACAGCTATGATGGTTTCAAGAGATGATAAGTATATAGGAAAAGTAACTGTTTATGAAAATTTAAACATTGCTGCTCAAGCAATAGAACAAACAGCTCTTTACATAACTAAATTGATTGAAGAAGGCGTTATTGAAACTCCTGAACAAATTACTGAAGCAATTAAAGACTACGAAAAATCAATGTACATTGCAATTCTTCCTGGTGATCTTAAAAGACTAACAAGTGGTGGAAGAGGAAAAAAAGCAGTTACAGCCGTTTTAAATCTTTTAAAAACTAAAGTTTTAATTAAGTGAGAGGCTGAACCCAAAAAAGAAGCAATGGGTAGAACTATTCATTCAATTATGGAAAGAATCACAAAAGTTTACCATGATAACTATACTGATGGGTATGAAATGGTTTTTGTCAGAACTCCATTAACAGCTTCAAAAATATATGAAGCTGCAAGAACTGCGTTAATTGAAGCGAAAGTTAATTTTTCAGAAGAACTAATTCCTAATATTTATACAGCTCATGCTGGTGTTGACACAATAGGTTTTATCATTACTAAGACAATATAA
- the ytpR gene encoding YtpR family tRNA-binding protein — translation MTTKFGVFYNKEFNCLLLTFNNKPITALEKIENIVILKNQDEIVGINIFNVKKEINKSFIINEPEIYEYINSELKDIMKLQNLPQFLIGKIIKCEKIPDTHLSACEVDIKSEILKIVCGARNAREGIYVVVATHGSWMPNGIQIVKGKLRGFDSEGMLCSAKELGIEEEKFNSEGIIELDEKYHNILGEEFKG, via the coding sequence ATGACTACAAAATTTGGAGTATTTTATAACAAAGAATTCAATTGTTTATTGCTAACTTTCAACAATAAACCTATAACAGCATTAGAAAAAATTGAAAATATTGTTATTTTGAAAAATCAAGATGAAATTGTTGGTATAAATATTTTTAATGTAAAAAAAGAAATAAATAAAAGTTTTATAATAAATGAACCTGAGATTTATGAATATATCAACTCTGAATTAAAAGATATAATGAAATTACAAAACTTGCCTCAGTTTCTAATAGGAAAAATAATTAAATGTGAAAAAATACCAGACACACATTTAAGTGCATGTGAAGTAGACATTAAATCAGAAATATTAAAAATTGTATGTGGTGCAAGAAATGCAAGAGAAGGGATTTATGTTGTAGTAGCCACTCACGGAAGTTGAATGCCAAATGGTATACAAATAGTTAAAGGAAAACTAAGAGGTTTTGATTCTGAAGGTATGTTATGCAGTGCTAAAGAATTAGGTATAGAAGAAGAAAAATTTAATTCAGAGGGAATTATTGAATTAGATGAAAAATACCACAACATTTTAGGTGAAGAGTTTAAAGGATAA
- a CDS encoding DegV family protein has translation MKIAILTDSSFDGNLKSFKDLYQVPLLIVEEDGTTHFSDDKLDDNFFYDLLEKQILKTAQTTPGEMLKVWDKLLTEYDQIIFLPLSKGLSGQFSTYRMISETEEEYKGKVFVCDTNGVSIINQEFVKKVAFWIAQNKKGFEIMELISKSNEDFIGYIIPKSLDTLKRGGRISPAAASLAKMLKIVPILRYDGKIDKEATARTFKKAINEALDLIKKNAKGVKTVDISYSKMEPETLTEIVKIIEEKGFTINLKSQITSVIAAHTGKETLAIAAWKK, from the coding sequence ATGAAAATAGCTATTTTAACTGACTCATCATTTGATGGGAATCTAAAAAGTTTTAAAGATTTGTACCAGGTTCCTCTACTGATTGTTGAAGAAGATGGCACAACACATTTCAGTGATGATAAGTTAGACGATAACTTTTTTTATGACTTATTAGAGAAGCAGATTCTAAAGACCGCACAAACCACACCAGGGGAAATGTTAAAAGTTTGAGACAAACTTTTAACTGAATATGATCAAATAATATTCTTACCTTTATCAAAAGGATTGAGTGGACAATTTAGTACTTACAGAATGATAAGTGAAACTGAAGAAGAATATAAGGGAAAGGTTTTTGTTTGTGATACTAACGGAGTAAGTATTATTAATCAAGAATTTGTAAAAAAAGTTGCCTTTTGAATTGCACAAAATAAAAAAGGTTTTGAAATAATGGAACTAATTTCAAAATCAAATGAAGATTTTATAGGTTACATTATTCCAAAATCATTGGACACATTGAAACGTGGTGGGAGAATAAGTCCTGCTGCTGCTAGTTTAGCAAAAATGCTAAAAATTGTACCAATACTTAGATATGATGGAAAAATTGATAAAGAAGCTACAGCAAGAACTTTTAAAAAAGCTATTAACGAAGCTTTAGATTTGATTAAGAAGAATGCAAAGGGTGTTAAAACTGTTGATATTTCTTATTCAAAAATGGAACCAGAAACATTAACAGAAATTGTTAAAATAATTGAAGAAAAAGGATTTACTATAAATTTAAAAAGTCAGATAACAAGTGTTATCGCAGCCCACACAGGCAAAGAAACATTAGCTATAGCAGCTTGAAAGAAATAG
- a CDS encoding DNA polymerase III subunit alpha produces the protein MSNFIPLINVRSVYNFQESLIKINDYISFAKKEGLEYLFYCENKTMYGVAEFFKKASKENIKPIIGLSIELDDKKIITLIPKNKKGYGHICLISSQLNDEVKLSDDKIYDLLKECIDKNIILVTNVDDKNDFFNDAEILNTNEKNIFFNTVRYISDDDKEHYRGLFALKNGITINEANDLYKINESYPFSDEILEVFPETENVGKYICDSVELDIFDSNEKHMAKFIAPDNMPSFSYLKQKCLAGLNHYFRNIKNSDIPNEYIERLNTELNVIEKTGFADYFLIVHDYVAYARRNDIIVGPGRGSAAGSLVSFLLRITTVDPIEYNLLFERFLNPERITMPDIDIDFQDNRRDEVIEYLFEKYGRYNVATIVTYQTIAFKSAFRDACRVYQIDMELVNLITKSLTEDYLAFEEILKTQKLIKEYSEKEEFIPIFKLVEKLIGCPRQTGTHAAGIIISDVDLRTVLPIRQGLNGIYQTQFDMNYLEEIGLIKMDLLGLRNLTTIKEILDLIKTNHKKDFSLSKIDLNDAKTFKILREGNTTGIFQLESQGMTNLIIDMKVNNINDIAAASSLYRPGPQEMIPEYINNKNNRRVSLVDKSLAKILLPTYGVIVYQEQVMQILQLVGNFSLGKADIVRRAMGKKQIDYMISVKDEFISNAIKNNYSEEKASAIWNWIEQFAKYGFNKSHAIAYSYIGYWLAWFKAHYPAEFYTALLNGVMGNPSKTSKYIKEVKHFGIEVIKPSVKPPYNKFEKTRIKSVYTSSENRIYMPLTLIKGIGRDFITTLNNVVDEHEDLFNDLNSFFFYMKNKGLNESNYTLLAKAGSFDCFGYTKSTMVANKDFIFSAMMAFNENLPLEKQTKIENLFEEQLNEEMESNYEKEVFGFYISANPITKLKNENAYFKPTDINKLVENMFDVNIIGQVSSIRIIKDKNQNNMAFVTVFDDTETIDLTVFASNFENLQYDLVVNKNYVLKIKTQKYKNKITGILENIVKPI, from the coding sequence ATGTCAAATTTTATACCCCTAATAAACGTACGTAGTGTATATAATTTTCAAGAATCATTAATTAAAATTAATGATTATATTTCTTTTGCTAAAAAAGAAGGACTTGAATATTTATTTTACTGCGAAAATAAGACTATGTATGGGGTAGCTGAATTTTTCAAAAAGGCTTCGAAGGAAAATATTAAACCAATAATTGGTTTGTCAATAGAGCTAGATGATAAAAAAATAATTACTCTTATTCCAAAAAATAAAAAGGGATATGGACATATTTGTTTAATTTCTTCTCAGCTTAACGATGAAGTTAAATTGAGTGATGACAAAATTTATGATCTGCTTAAAGAATGCATAGATAAAAATATTATTTTAGTTACTAATGTTGATGATAAAAATGATTTTTTTAATGATGCTGAAATTCTTAATACAAATGAAAAAAACATATTTTTTAATACAGTAAGATATATCTCTGATGATGACAAAGAGCATTATAGAGGTCTTTTTGCTTTAAAAAACGGAATAACAATTAACGAAGCAAATGATTTATATAAAATAAATGAATCTTATCCTTTTTCTGATGAAATACTTGAAGTATTCCCAGAAACAGAAAATGTTGGAAAATATATTTGTGATAGTGTTGAACTAGATATTTTTGATAGTAATGAAAAGCATATGGCTAAATTCATTGCTCCAGATAACATGCCAAGCTTTTCATACCTAAAACAAAAATGTTTAGCTGGTTTAAATCATTATTTTAGAAATATTAAAAATTCTGATATTCCAAATGAGTATATTGAGAGATTAAACACAGAATTAAATGTTATTGAAAAAACAGGTTTTGCTGATTATTTTTTAATTGTGCATGATTATGTTGCTTATGCTAGAAGAAATGACATTATTGTAGGCCCGGGTAGAGGAAGTGCAGCAGGAAGTTTAGTTTCATTTTTATTACGTATTACTACAGTTGATCCAATTGAATACAATTTACTTTTTGAAAGATTTTTAAATCCAGAACGTATTACAATGCCTGATATAGATATCGACTTTCAAGATAATCGAAGAGACGAAGTTATTGAATATTTATTTGAAAAATACGGTAGATATAATGTAGCAACTATTGTTACATATCAAACAATTGCATTCAAATCTGCTTTTAGAGATGCGTGTAGGGTTTATCAAATTGATATGGAATTAGTTAACCTTATAACTAAGTCATTAACAGAAGATTATTTAGCATTTGAAGAAATATTAAAAACGCAAAAATTAATTAAAGAATATAGTGAAAAAGAGGAATTTATACCCATATTTAAATTAGTTGAAAAATTAATTGGTTGCCCAAGACAAACAGGAACTCATGCAGCCGGAATAATCATTAGTGATGTTGATCTAAGAACTGTGCTGCCTATCAGACAAGGTTTAAATGGTATTTATCAAACACAATTTGATATGAACTATCTTGAGGAAATAGGTTTGATTAAAATGGACTTATTAGGATTAAGAAATCTAACAACAATAAAAGAAATTTTAGATTTAATTAAAACTAATCATAAAAAAGATTTTAGTCTTTCAAAAATAGATTTGAATGATGCTAAAACTTTTAAAATCTTAAGAGAAGGAAATACTACAGGTATTTTCCAATTAGAATCTCAAGGGATGACTAATTTAATTATTGACATGAAAGTTAATAACATAAATGATATAGCTGCTGCATCATCTTTATATAGACCAGGTCCTCAAGAAATGATACCTGAGTATATAAATAATAAAAATAATAGAAGAGTAAGTTTGGTAGACAAAAGTTTAGCTAAAATATTGTTGCCAACTTATGGTGTTATTGTTTATCAAGAACAAGTAATGCAAATTCTTCAATTAGTAGGTAATTTTTCATTAGGTAAAGCTGACATAGTTAGAAGAGCTATGGGTAAAAAACAAATTGACTATATGATAAGTGTTAAAGATGAGTTTATTTCTAATGCAATTAAAAATAATTATTCAGAGGAAAAGGCATCAGCAATTTGAAATTGAATTGAGCAGTTTGCTAAATATGGATTTAACAAATCACATGCTATAGCTTATTCTTACATAGGTTATTGATTAGCATGATTTAAAGCTCACTACCCTGCAGAATTTTACACAGCTTTATTAAATGGAGTTATGGGTAATCCAAGTAAAACAAGCAAATATATTAAAGAAGTAAAACATTTTGGAATTGAAGTTATAAAACCATCTGTTAAGCCACCTTATAATAAGTTTGAAAAAACTAGAATTAAATCAGTATATACAAGTTCTGAAAATAGAATCTATATGCCACTAACTTTAATAAAAGGAATTGGTAGAGATTTTATAACAACTTTAAACAATGTTGTTGATGAACACGAGGATTTATTTAATGATTTAAATAGCTTTTTCTTTTATATGAAAAATAAGGGCCTTAATGAGTCAAATTATACGTTGTTGGCAAAAGCTGGAAGTTTTGATTGTTTTGGATATACTAAATCAACAATGGTAGCAAATAAAGATTTTATTTTTAGTGCAATGATGGCTTTCAATGAAAATCTGCCTTTAGAGAAACAAACAAAAATTGAAAATTTATTTGAAGAACAATTAAATGAAGAAATGGAATCAAATTATGAAAAAGAAGTTTTTGGTTTTTACATTTCAGCTAACCCAATAACAAAATTGAAAAATGAAAATGCATATTTTAAGCCGACTGATATTAATAAATTAGTTGAAAATATGTTTGATGTAAATATAATAGGTCAAGTTTCAAGTATTAGAATTATTAAAGATAAGAATCAGAATAATATGGCTTTTGTTACTGTCTTTGATGATACTGAAACAATTGACTTAACAGTCTTTGCTTCTAACTTTGAAAATCTACAATATGATTTAGTGGTAAATAAAAATTATGTACTAAAAATCAAAACACAAAAATATAAAAATAAAATTACAGGAATACTAGAAAATATAGTTAAACCAATTTAA
- the rpsD gene encoding 30S ribosomal protein S4, which yields MSRYTGSTFKKARRYGFSILENGKEFSKGKKRVTTPGQHGKDKARLKMSGYGAQLQEKQKVKFMYGMTERQFRNTFARAKKVHGGILGTNFLVLLESRLDNIVFRLGFAMTRQAARQLVNHGHILVNGKKLDIPSYQVKPGDSIEVKEAMKKNDKIAEALQNNESTVEFVKVDKANLKGQFVRLPERQELNVEINDALIVEWYNRLIK from the coding sequence ATGTCAAGATATACAGGATCAACATTTAAAAAAGCAAGAAGATATGGTTTCTCAATTCTTGAGAATGGTAAAGAATTTAGCAAAGGTAAAAAAAGAGTAACTACTCCAGGTCAACATGGTAAAGACAAAGCTCGTTTAAAAATGAGTGGGTACGGTGCTCAATTACAAGAAAAACAAAAAGTTAAATTCATGTATGGAATGACTGAAAGACAATTTAGAAATACATTTGCTAGAGCTAAAAAAGTTCACGGTGGAATTTTAGGGACAAACTTCCTAGTGTTATTAGAATCAAGACTAGATAACATCGTTTTCCGTCTTGGATTCGCAATGACTAGACAAGCTGCTCGTCAATTAGTAAACCACGGACACATTTTAGTAAATGGTAAAAAACTAGACATTCCTTCATACCAAGTAAAACCAGGTGATTCAATTGAAGTTAAAGAAGCTATGAAGAAAAACGATAAAATTGCTGAAGCATTACAAAATAATGAATCAACAGTTGAATTCGTTAAAGTAGACAAAGCTAACTTAAAAGGTCAATTTGTAAGACTACCTGAACGTCAAGAATTAAACGTAGAAATCAACGATGCTTTAATTGTTGAATGATACAACCGTTTAATTAAATAA
- a CDS encoding nicotinate phosphoribosyltransferase: MKKILFDKRIKNGYYIADYFKKTRTIIENELSNSIVTMQFFQRKNDITLSGINEVLQLLEFACEEYKSLKIWTLNDGDIINANEPVLKIEGKYSSFGWLEGMIDGILARNSCIATNSKRVVSAANGKPVLNMMDRADSYLTLANDGYSSWIGGIKLFVTEASLELINDESIPKPSGTMPHALIQAFDGDIIKATEAFHRTFPESNLLSLIDYNNDCVRDAVKVANHFKEKLWAIRIDTSGNLIDKYLEENKTKYPANADLYGVNEYLIKEVRNALDKSGNRHVKIIVSSGLTAERIKEFEANNVPVDIYGVGGYLAKIDNNFTGDAVLINGKEQAKFGRKNMPSDRLEQIK; the protein is encoded by the coding sequence ATGAAAAAAATACTTTTTGATAAAAGAATTAAAAACGGTTATTATATTGCTGACTATTTCAAAAAAACAAGAACTATTATAGAAAATGAACTTTCTAATTCCATTGTGACTATGCAATTTTTTCAAAGAAAAAATGACATTACATTGTCAGGCATAAATGAAGTTTTACAGTTATTAGAGTTTGCATGTGAAGAATATAAAAGTTTGAAAATATGAACATTAAATGATGGAGATATTATTAACGCAAATGAACCAGTTTTAAAAATTGAAGGTAAGTATTCAAGTTTTGGTTGATTGGAAGGAATGATTGATGGAATATTGGCAAGAAATTCTTGTATAGCAACCAATTCAAAAAGAGTAGTTTCTGCTGCAAATGGTAAACCCGTTTTAAATATGATGGATCGTGCTGATTCTTACTTAACTTTGGCAAATGATGGGTATTCTTCATGAATTGGTGGAATAAAACTTTTTGTTACAGAAGCATCACTAGAATTGATTAATGATGAGTCAATTCCAAAGCCATCTGGCACAATGCCACATGCACTTATTCAGGCATTTGATGGAGATATTATAAAAGCTACAGAAGCATTTCATAGAACCTTTCCTGAAAGTAATTTATTATCATTAATTGATTACAATAATGATTGTGTTAGAGATGCTGTTAAAGTTGCTAATCACTTTAAAGAAAAGTTATGAGCTATTAGAATTGACACTTCAGGAAATTTAATTGATAAATATCTAGAAGAAAATAAAACAAAATACCCAGCTAATGCTGATTTGTATGGTGTAAATGAATATTTAATTAAAGAAGTCAGAAACGCACTTGATAAATCAGGAAACAGACATGTAAAAATAATTGTTTCTTCTGGTTTAACAGCAGAAAGAATTAAAGAATTTGAAGCAAACAACGTACCTGTTGATATATATGGAGTTGGCGGATATCTAGCAAAAATAGATAACAACTTTACAGGTGATGCTGTTCTAATAAATGGTAAAGAGCAAGCAAAATTTGGAAGAAAAAATATGCCTTCTGACCGTTTAGAACAAATAAAATAA
- a CDS encoding acyl carrier protein, translating into MNIHNEIIKELKSKGAKGNLTAETQFSTIGLDSLDLMDMITVLEDRLSIFVPDDKLLEIKTIKDLENVITELTK; encoded by the coding sequence ATGAATATACATAATGAAATTATTAAAGAATTAAAAAGCAAAGGTGCAAAAGGAAATTTAACAGCTGAAACTCAATTTTCAACTATTGGTCTAGATTCGTTAGATTTGATGGATATGATTACAGTTTTGGAGGATCGTCTATCAATATTTGTTCCTGATGATAAGCTTTTAGAAATTAAAACAATTAAAGATTTAGAGAATGTTATTACAGAGTTAACAAAATAA